cttcacacagttccgaccaCAAttcaaattctaagacttaagctcttatttagggactaagtgtcccaaaacactccgaaactcaaaaccaatcatcccagCAAGTCACAATAGGAGAAATAGATATGGGCAAAGCAGTTAATGGGAGTttggggctctaactctcaaaacggcttgccgggtcattacaaaaaaaaGAACATAATATGGTAAAGTCTAAAATACTGACAAGGAATTGGAGTTGTATTCCTCCCTCCGCACCTTTGTTCATTTTCATGTTCTTTTAATTGTAATATTTGTGACATATACCTATTTTCAAGACCAAATATAAAAACTTCGATTATGAAACTATTTTACTTGGTGTGaatataaaatttctacaaacatGTAATTAGAATAGTCTGGTAACTTTGTCTCACTACTAAAAACTGTCAAAAAGCATCCAGAAAACTGACCGAAATAGGTCAGAATCGAACAAAAATTGACCGATTTTGATGGTTTTCAATTCGTCGAAAAAATAATGGTCGCTAATGGCTATCGACCGCAAATGGTCGATATTTTCGACCAAAGTCGGTAGGTAATTTTCAACGCACCTTGACCAAATATTCTGACacaaaataaatttatcaaccgAAGTTGGTCGAtattcttgaaaataatttttaattatttttaaaattagcGATCGACCTCGGTCCGaattttaattattctttttttttttaaaaaaaaattgttcaattctaaccgaaatcggtcggtattattgaaatatttaaaataaaaaattccgaCCGAGTCGGTCGTTAAATTTAAATTTCTGGGAAATTAATCGAACATTTCCGACCGACTTCAGTCAGTAGGCGGTCGGTTTTCTGGGTAAGTTTTTGGCAAAATACAACTATTTTATAGCTGCACCACCTGCCAACAACTAATCACCTATAATGGCAGCATTACATTGCTTCcattcaaccaataacaacaataataataacaacaataacaactatcaaaACTATATTAATAAAACATCATCTCTATCTCCACTAAACTATATTAACAAAACATCATATCCAACAACAAAACGTTTCACATGTTAAAAGTTCAAACATCATTCAATGAGTGTTTTGTACTACATCATCTCCATCTCCACTACTAGAACCTTCATTGTCTGCATAATTCGAAGGATCACGACGAGAAAGAGACACATCTGGAGAAGgctcacgagaccggggaatggaaaaagcaccactagcaagaagattggccaCACTGCATATAATTATAGATTTAGATCAAAATGAAGATGTTAAAACATCTTTATTTCACAAGTAGATTCAAATGTGCTTGATGAACATAATTTATTGGTGTTTGGATATGTCATGAGCACCATGAGAATGTTGGAGTAGTTTGTTTCGAGTATTAACTTTTAAGGAATGAAaaagcaccactagcaagaagattggccaCACTGCATATAATTATAGATTTAGATCAAAATGAAGATGTTAAAACATCTTTATTTCACAAGTAGATTCAAATGTGCTTGATGAACATAATTTATTGGTGTTTGGATATGTCATGAGCACCATGAGAATGTTGGAGTAGTTTGTTTCGAGTATTAACTTTTAAGTAATGAATATTGTCCTacttttttgtgttttacagTAATCTATTGGAGCAATGTCAGAAGTTGTTAATTTTCGCAGAagctatatatacacacacacatactctAAACCTCTAAGCTATAGGATGGTCTCCTTACAAATAATATTGTAAAAATTACACGAGGCgccttatttggtcgcccccttttaacttatacccgttttATTTTTCTGTTTGTATCCGtacctatttttttttgttgttaaaaatattttaaaaagacgattttgcccttctttaataaaagactattgaaaaactgcaggacaaaaacttaagtatgtttagactgaagttttagcaaataactAAAAAACGTaagcttgtttagactgaagtttcggataaaactcaggacaaaactgtagactgcgttACAAACCTTCaacatgttttggtatgaaattttagcaaatgaattaaataacttcaacatgcaTTAGAAAAAactctttagaaaattacatactgcaagacaaaaatttaagcatgtttagtctgaaattttagcaaatgaactaaaaaatttcagcatgtttagtctgaagttttagcaaatgaactaaataatttcagcatgttttgtttgaaattttagcaagtgaactaaataatttcagcatgcattagcaaaaactcattagaaaattacatactacaagacaaaaacttaagcatgtttagtctgaagttttagcaaatgaactaaaaaatttaagcatgtttagtctgaagttttagcaaatgaactaaaaaacttaagcatgtttagtctgaaattttagcaaatgaactaaaaaatttaagcatgtttagtctgaagttttagcaaatgaactaaaaaacttaagcatgtttagtctgaaattttagtaaatcaactaaataacttaagcatgtttagtctgaagttttagcaagtgaactaaataatttaagcatgtttagtatgaaattgtagcaaatgaactaaataacttaagcatgtttagtctgaaattttagcaaatgaactaaataacttcagcatgtttagactgaagttttagcttcaatttGAAACAATTTCATGCTATATTAGCATGAAATTTTAGCTTCAACATAAAACAACTTCAGCTTTAAGGTGAAACAACTTTATGCAAGtgtgattctgaagatgaatctggacaagtttctgatttttttataaaGTTACTGAGAGGAGAGGAGAAGAtcgttttatatcttttgtcaggagtgtaattgtcatattataactaccaaatcaataattttaaaaaattgggtACATATTAAAAAGTGACACAAATATAGGGTACTACCGCAAATCCCCAAATAATATTCCATTGTGATTCAAGAGGTCTTTAGGCCGTGTAGGTAACGAGGCAGTAGTGGGCTAATTTAGGTACATGATTTTATGGTTGTCCAGGGGGCAACTTTACAAGTTCGAAGGAGGATCTGAGGGTTGAGGAATAGCCTATTTTCAAGaccaaatatatataaaaactccAATTATAACTATTTTATTTGGTGTGAATATTTTAACGTAGAATTTCTGTACAACCTGTTTTAACAGCGGGTTTGTCGTATCGACTTTCAGAATCAGAAGGCCCAGTATTCGATATGTGATTTGATCGAAATTCTGATTTTACGGATTTGGGGAGATCATTTTATCCAACGGGGACGCCCCGAACCTGACATGCCAATTGGAAAGAGTAACATAAAGCTCGGAATTGGGGTGTAGTCAATAAGACTAAATTATGGGATGCCATGTGCCCATAAGAAATTGCGGAGCCACCACTAAGAGTAATAGAACTTTGTGCAAAATATGAGTTAATTGATCACTTACACTGCCGTTGAAATACCTGAACTAATTGTGTGGTAAAAAGATGTAGAATAAAAGGTTTTCGCGGGAAATGTAAAGACATACAATGCATATAAACAAAGATGTCTACCAAGTAATCAAACCATATTCACAATCTGCACTTCAACAGAAAATATAAAACAGAGTTAGCATACATTATCTCATATTTTCAATCAAAGATAAACTAAATGACAAAATTCTATTAAACTCAGTTCACCACCATAATTTGTTTTTCTAATAGCAGACTTCTTCCCATCTAATTTGTACCAAGCAAAGAATGACACAAAATCACCTCCATTCAAAGTTCTTCATCTTCGCTATCTTAAAAAAAATCTTGAATGAGATCCAAGACATCGCCTTGCCTATGACACACGTTTTCCCATTCGATGAAAACTAGACTCTCCCTGTAATTAAAAACAGAACTATAACACCGCTCTTCGTTTTTATCAAGTAGATGTGTAAATTCATGAGTTTTAGAGTCATATAACATTATATTTTCATGACGTGAAAATATAAACTTATCATGACCCCAAAACCCTATAGGCTGACACTCAGATATCGTAGGCACCACATTAAGAAGTTCAGTCCTCGTAGGAACCACGTTAAGAACTTTAATCCACAATCTTTCGTCTTTCATAACCCATATATCAATTGGAGGATCAGAGTAGTTGTTGTTATGATCATCGTCGAGATCAAGATGACGCACGAGTAGGCAAAGGGACTCCTTATAAATAGTGAGATCACAAAGATCAAATGCTGGTATATGGTTAGGCCATGAAAATTCACCTAACACTTCATTGTGCATATCGAAAAATCGGATTAGGAGGATTTGCTTATAGGTATTGTGGCTGACTGTAACAGTAATGTTTGCACACCAATAATAAAATCCATTGAAACAGGTCGAGCTCATTATTGACCTATGCATTAATAGATCAGCATCAAAATTGCAGGTTATCTTTTTCCAACAGTCATTGTCTAATGAGTAAACGGCAGCAAACCACACATAAGGAATAGACGCATCTTGATCAGAAAGAAACCAAATGCAAACCACCTTGTAATCTTGACTTATTGGATCAAAGCCAAAGCCAAATACACTATCATAATACCTAAAATAAGATTGGGTAAACTTGGGAAGATTTAGTTGAAGAGGTCTAAACTCTCTTGTAGCTGGGTTCCACAGAGCCATACGATGTGAATCATTGACATGGCTCTGATATGAAATATTGAGCAAgaaaaataagccatcaacacgACCAATAAACTGATTCAATTGTACAGAAATCTGTGAATGACTAGGCTTTTCAGGAATCAAACCGGATAATATTTTATCGGGCAACACATAAATAGTGGTGCCGGTTTGTGAGATCACATCTTCGCCATAAATAGGTATTAAGAGATGGGTAGGGTTTTCCTTGTGATGAAGGTGTTTTCTAACAAAAAAAGAGCTTGTAATAAGAGAGTACCAATTCTTATGCACACATTTGAATCGTAAAAGAGATTTCACGGGCAGTCTCACTAGAATCTCTGTTATCAAATCATCAGGCCAATTCGAATAAACCATGACACACATTATGTcatttatatatgttatatatatatatatatatatatacactatattaaaagtacgaaagcccttagcgaaatgCCGTTTGtctttttttatcctttaaaacatGATTTTACATCGAATAATCTTATCATTTAGCGCTTCTCCAAATATTTAGGacattaaaatcaaataaaatttagtttattaaatttttccttatttaaattaggcctttaaaatcaattaaaagattttcttattctaacaaaaagaaaaatagaaaacttAAAAAACTTACCTAACGTTCATTAGGTAAACATGGAAACTTGAACAATTCTAATTTATTGCAACATAAATAACGACAAAAGTGAATAGAGTTTCTTTAATTAACTATAAATTCTAACAATTTTTGAAGATTAAAGTGGTCAATCTCttattttgtaacgacccgaccggtcgttttgagctctagcgcgtcgttcgacggtttgaggccatgaacagctttatttcaggtattatgacttgtacgcgtggtcagaattgaaCTTCGGGATGTTCAGAgtggatttggaaagaaaattctcatttcggaagctttaagttggaagaattgactaatattggatttttgagcaaacgacctcggaatcgggatttgaaggttccaacaggttcgtatgataatttcggacttgagcgtatgtccggatcggatttTGAATGAACCGGGAGCATtttagcgcctattgtggaagttaacaCTTgggaaaaatttcataaatttgggttgcagTGCATTACAacgttatcgatgtccgtttgggattccgagtataggagtagctccgtatggtgattctggtattgggagcgcgtccggaagtggatttggaggtccgtaggtcattctggagtcatttggcgaaagttagaaatttgaaggtttttgagaagtttcaccggaagtggacttttgatatcggggtcggattcaaTTTTCGGAGGTTGAAATAggcccgtaatgtcaaatatgacttgtgtgcaaaatttgaggtcaatcggacgtgatttgataggtttcgacatcgaatgtataagtttaaaattctaaagttcattaagcttgcaatgaggtgcgattcatgaattcgacgttgtttgatgtgatttggaggctcgactaagttcgtaatgtgttttgggacgtgttggtataattggttgaggtcccggggggctcgggtggatttcgggtggttaacggatcgaaaatggaatttgAGGAAGAATTGAGGGACCTGATATCTggtgcaaccgcacctgcgaggttttggccgcaggtgcggagccgcagaagcggcctaggAGTCGCAGATGCAGAGTTGGGCAGTTAGGggaaggaccgcaggtgcagagtattggccgcatctgcgcaagcgcagaagcgaagGAGTTGATCGCAAAAGCGGAAGAAGGCGCAGAAGCGAAGGGAACCTCGCCCCTGCGAAGCTGCAGGTGCGGCTactattccgcaggtgcggaattgtcgctgggcagaagggtttttataaaaatgggagtTGGCCCATTTTTTTCCCATTTTCGTTtggtttggacgattttggagagcttcaaggggagattttcatctaGCAATTCTAGGTAAGTGGTTTCTTCCtatttgtgagttaaatacatgaattatacatggattggaacatgaaaattagtataaattgtggaatttttggtagaagacctagaatttggtattttggattttgaccacgaaattgggcatagaattgagaataaactatatattttagttcgtgaggttatgggtaaagtttatcttcaaaaattttcggaatctgggcacgtgggccaaagggtgatttttatcgactttccgatcggggttagaaattgctataaattggattataatgagtattcgagtgtatattaatgggtttgcttaattattggctagttttggagcgttggcatcgatttgagttgtttgaagggctCGGAAGCCGGTCATGGGActacggagcgaggtaagtctcctttctaatcttgtaagagggaattaaccccataggtgaactaaattattgtgtgcttctatttgtaggggctacgtatgcacaaggtgacgagagtccgtacgtagctactagctatgcctacgtctgggtagttttaggctcacatcatgccttgttgatattgttattgatttatgtttattgtttgcctcgagagggagcgagattgagtctgcttattaaatgttttgaaagaaattgaaattgaagaacttaagatttaaaaggtttcatttgaacttcataatttcgaaaagaattgagtaatatcataaaagttgaagaaatttatatgtaaccgcgtcgcatgtatgtttcgcgagcagAGTAATTTCCTTAAACAGCTACAAGCTaaattttccttattttgaaaagaatcaagaaagagatatgatttaaatgttaaacttatatttggccgcgtcgcatgtatgattcgcgagcagggaaatttatagatgcatctatggttcgtgtcgttcgaccctcggcagtgcacattttattttattattggatcaggccgtacgacctcggcatgacttgtgcatgattgtattaattgcttcggaaattataataattgatattgcctcATTGTCCCGAGATATAAATAGTTAAAATGATGAAAATGCATTTGGGAAATTTTcgttaacaaaagaattgtttacttatttcatgatatcgGGCTTATAGTCGTTCTACGTGATCCATGCTTAATCATATCATTGGCatattaattatagcccatagtaagtgtccgagttgacccctcgtcactactttttcggggttaggcaggatacttactgggtacgcgttgatttacgtactcatactacatttgctgcatatttttgtgcaggtacacatatgtttagcggccttgtgggtgcagaggcgcgattatggcggggacttaggtgagctgcattctatacgatgcaccgcagccaacagagtctccttcagagtaattacatttttcctttcaaatttgtattttggacagctgttatattttattttacattcctagttaatgctcatgcacttgtgacatcggattttgggatgattatgggttgcactgtattggaatttttaaagatattattatgtattttgtaaACTCCATCTTCTACTATTTAATAGAGGGAAAactataatttcaaaaatattaaaatgagacctGAATTaagtatttagtgttggcttgcctgacagcgatgtctggcgccatcacgacctttaatggattttgggtcgtgacaatatggtatcagagcactaggttcacttaggtctcacgagtcatgagcgagtctagtagagtcttgtggatcggtatggagacgtctgtacttatctacgagaggctacaGGCCTTTTaggagcactttccttcttgattcctcatcgtgcgatttgattcctttgaggcttatgctttcatttctttcccattcaatcttatgcgatgtggaaggatattctgtcatttcagcttaATAACTGTACttttgagagctttgaggctatgcacatgtTGCTGtgatgctcatgagttgttatcacacagtattgatgtgatggtaagATGGTTGCCTATAtctcggggcagtgaatgacttgaaatgagGTTTActtagtgcatgatttagagattCGGTATTTTACTTTCGACGGAGGAATGGCAATCGAACTAAGAATGTGCAgacttgggttgatggagtagcgggactcgatattttcgagcatggtggaatctTTGCCTGTGATGTGGCGTCATCGTCCTTGATTGGTtataatgtgttaagttcgccggtgttatggttccCTTCAATTCGCCTTGGGGCAGAGTATTATAAATGGTGCCGAGAAAGTGACTGTGAGAGGTCGCAGTATGCAGAGCTTCAGGATCGAATCAGCATTCctggtattgatggctcgagaaagatgatttccggaaaggtttaaagttggtagcg
The nucleotide sequence above comes from Nicotiana tabacum cultivar K326 chromosome 12, ASM71507v2, whole genome shotgun sequence. Encoded proteins:
- the LOC107771584 gene encoding putative F-box protein At5g62660 yields the protein MCVMVYSNWPDDLITEILVRLPVKSLLRFKCVHKNWYSLITSSFFVRKHLHHKENPTHLLIPIYGEDVISQTGTTIYVLPDKILSGLIPEKPSHSQISVQLNQFIGRVDGLFFLLNISYQSHVNDSHRMALWNPATREFRPLQLNLPKFTQSYFRYYDSVFGFGFDPISQDYKVVCIWFLSDQDASIPYVWFAAVYSLDNDCWKKITCNFDADLLMHRSIMSSTCFNGFYYWCANITVTVSHNTYKQILLIRFFDMHNEVLGEFSWPNHIPAFDLCDLTIYKESLCLLVRHLDLDDDHNNNYSDPPIDIWVMKDERLWIKVLNVVPTRTELLNVVPTISECQPIGFWGHDKFIFSRHENIMLYDSKTHEFTHLLDKNEERCYSSVFNYRESLVFIEWENVCHRQGDVLDLIQDFF